The Juglans regia cultivar Chandler chromosome 11, Walnut 2.0, whole genome shotgun sequence genome contains the following window.
TAAACTCAAGATGCGCCGTCACAGACCACCAGAATCCAGCGGAGAAAATAAGAGGTTTTCCATCGTCacaggaaaagagaaaaaacgtACGGAGAGAAAAAATCGTACTAGTGGAATAATACGAAATCATTGTagaaaaattgtacaaaatgaATTTTTGGTAAAAAATGAGCAAAACTGATCTAAACACAAAGAGCACATTAATCATACCTTTTCCCCGGCTGTGTGCTGCAAGGCCTCAAGCATGGCATCTACACTCACAGTAGCATGTCTGGACTGCAAGACGAAAAAAGGGGGGCATTAGTATCAAACTCATATTGACCTCAGGTGTTAATTGATTGATAAAGCAATATTGTTATACAGCATGATGATGATCTAAAGGAACATGTGTACAGTGACAAAGGCTATTTGAGCCCTGGATTCCATTTCTCACACTGTTGAGTGGATACTTGATTAAATAAAGCCCATTTACTATAGAAAGTACCTTCATAGACTTCATCTCATCTAGCGCAGCAAGGATATCCATCTCTCTCTTTGAATCCAAGGTTCTGTTCTCTAATGATTTCATAGCATCTCCCATCTCTTCGGCATCCCTTTTCTGTTTTTCCATCTCCGTTACCTGACAAAAAGAACAGTTGATTGATGAAGTCACAAGTTATGTTGATAACAACATTAGGGATTTGGCCACATAATATACAGTTGTGCACAGGAAGTTCTACGGCATGCCTAGTAAGTGAAAATTTCTCTAATTGTTGAAAATtctttgaatgaaaattttgatatgtattctttgaaagaaaatttctaaagaATGAAATGTTTTTAGGATACAAATTTCATGATATGTCTCCATTGAGTTTGGTCAAAGTGGgtagaaagaacaaaaagttgcaacaataaaaatgttttgcaatggattttttttttttttataagtaattttttgcAATGGATTTTGTATTGGATATTGTGAATTTATGATTACTATGTCCCAAAACCAAGGTAAAtactttgatgaaaaaaatgtttgggagatgatttttttttggattccaaagatgtttcaaatgaaagagaaaagtatTTCTGAAACCTTTCTCAAACCAAACATGCTTAAACTTTTTACCTCATCCTCTTCACGCCAAGGTTCAAAATTCCGTGTGGCACCAGACTCAACAACATAGTCGGAATTTTTTGGATCTGTCTTCATCGCTAGCTCCGCAGAACACTTTGTACATTTGAAGTAGAATCGAAAGATTTGAATTCCTAAGTATGTCTGCAACCGATTAAAGATAAGTGATCTTGTTCATTATTCATcacatattcaaatctcacatGAAGAAACCGGCAAAACATGTACAAACCACTATAGAAAACCAAGAAAGGATATTAACCATGAAAATGGTAGTAAGGCTGAGGCTCATGCGTTCAAGACACTTTCTTTGCTTTAAACAAGCTATATCATGACTTGAAACGTGGTACAAAAATTATAGATCTGTGGTTCGTGTCCTGTATCTGGAAAAGGAAAAGCAGCATTAACACATTTAAAGCCAGACAAGTTCTAACATTTCACACTGTTTTGGGGCAAAAAATGTTCTAGCAACACAGCATGTTTCTTTTGAGTCCGAATATCCATATAATCCTCACTTGAAGGCACTGGACAGGTCTTATATCATCGCACTTAACGATATAGGGAATTGAAATTAAACAATTTACAGCCACCAACGCGTAATACAGGACAAGGATAGGCTGGGTTTTATAGAAGATGTGGAGTTAAGACTAACCAATAAAATAGTTACGGCTTCAAAAGaacatcaattaaaaaaatacaatggcCAAATATTAAGAGCTAGTGCATTTTGTTGACTTTCAATTGAAGCATACAAATAAGAAAAACCTAAACTTCAATTTATTTGCtcaggaaaacaaaaatataagacAATCAAATTAAAGAGCTAACAAGTATAAAAACTCGAATAATATAAAACGTACAGTCCTAAAGTTACAAGTATAATCCGACATATATGTGTaattcaaactttcaatttaGATAGGAAGCTATAAAACAAAGAAAGGGGGATACGTACCTCGCCTATGACATCCTCTTTGCGGGAATTGAACTTGGTGCCCTTGTAGATGTAATTACCGCAGGTGTTGCAGCGAATGCTCATGGGGAGCATCATGCGCACCTTCATCTGCTGGTTCTTCGGCCTCCGAACCCTCGGTAGCTTCGACGGATCGAAGTCCGGCGGATAGTACTTATTCAGCACCTTTCTTTCTCCCATCCTTCAAACAAATTCCCCAAGCAGCAGTTATGATCAGGATTCGAGAGGACGACGATCGCCGGAGGTTGAATTTTGGGTTAATTTGGAATCGTGACTCTATGTACAGTGAGGAGGCAGTCGCGTGGACAGAGAAGGATATTAGAGACCGCCACGTCAGCTTTTTCAAGTGGTGCTTCACGCCATGGGAGATGCCTACAACCTACCTAGGAGGAGCAACCTTTTCATCTCACGCGCCCAATGCAAAGTCATTATTGTTATGAACGCAACAACGACATTGTatacaatagttttttttttttgagtaattctaattatcttctcattattttataatatattattaaatattagagactatttattatatttcactcataaatttattaaaaatagctTATCACAAAAGACAGCTTAACTAaagaccttaaaaaaaaaatagaaaaaatctattcgtCAACCTATATATTTTCCTATCCAATATTCAGCTCAAAAGATGAGGGTCAGCATCCACACATCCTTGAGTGGCCTTCTCCCACATCTTAGACCGACTTTCGATTGATCCTTTACGATCGAATCTTACTTCCATGCCTTGGAATAGAAACTTGGGGTGCTACGTTTGAAGGTGCGTACGATATTCATCATGGGTCTTTCAGAAGatgtgaaagagagagagagttactgAATCTACTGAGATGGCTGCCAGGATATGAGGCTTCAAAGGCAAGAAGCTCATGGGTTTCGTTCTCTTCTCTATTGCTTAGCTTGTTGTTGCCACCAAAGATGCCCTTTAGGAAATGGTGTTTTTTGTGGAGTCAAAGTTGGTGTTGCACATCGAGATGGCCAAGAAAATGTAAGGGACTGTTATGAAGAAGTGTGTGAAGAACtgtgaagaagaaataaaagtatAGTGTTAAACAATAGGAAATAATACAATTAGATTAGTTAGTTTGCTATACATCTGTCGTTAAGAACAATTAAATAGAACGATGTCGTTTGAGTTGTAAGTAGAGGTCTTAACTTCGGAAGTATGAAACTATGACGTGTAACCCAAACATAACTATAAAAACACTATGAATGAAGAGGAAATGTATGCAAAGTTTATTGATCATTTCTTATATCTgattattctctctcttttctttctttctcattcttgGAGATTGACATCTCGAATAGTCATTGTACGAGcccattacagttggtatccaGAGCCATGGCAGAAGGGACTCGATCTTTTGCTTAGTTGAATGAAGTGTTGAATCACTTAAGGCAACAACAGGATAGGCAGCAGAAGCAAATTGAAGAAGCTATTTCAATTTTAGTGCAACAACAAGAAACCACAAGAATTGATAGGGAAGCTCAAGATAAAAGAATTGCTAAAGTATTGCAACAGATTTCAAGAATTTCAGTGAGCAACTCGACGGGTAATGGTGATTTTGCTGGGAATATAAATGGACATGATATGAATCTTGAAGGTGTTGGTGAGATTCATCATAGGGAGTTGGGTGATAGAGGGTTACCCAAAGGTGTTAAGTTggaattttcaagattttctggGCATAATCTTGCGGCTTGGGTGTATAGAGTGAATCAGTATTTCCTCTATCATCAAGTTCCTCCAACTCAAATAATCTTTATAACTTCTTTTCATTTGGATGATGAAGCTTTAATCTGGTTCCAGGATGCGAGTGAAGCAGGTGTTTTCCATTCTTGGGAAGAGTTTGTTCAAGCCTTACAAGTAAGGTTTGGGTCATCTCCATATGATGATCCCATGGAATCTTTGACAAGATTGAAGCAAGTAAGTTCTACCATGACTTATAAAACTGAGTTTGAGTTGATTTCCAATAGAATAAGAGGTCTTTCTGAGAAAAACAAACTAAGTTGTTTTCTTAGTGGGTTGAGAAATGAAATACAGTTGCCAATCAGAATGTTGAAGCCATCTAACTTGAATGATGCTTTTGGCCTAGCAAAAATCCAAGAATAGTATGTGTGGAGCACTAAAAAGTCCTGAAGAAGTAATTCTTTTGAAGGTAATCAACAATTTTTGAATGGGAATATCAATAAGCCTGGTCCTTCCAACTCAATCTTGGGTGCTCCTAAAGGCCAGCCCATTTCAAGAATGCAATATCAGAAGATTTCTGAAGCTCAGATACAAGAGCGAAGGAAGAAGGGTCTTTGTTATTTCTGTgatgacaagtggcatcaaGGCCACAAATGTGCTAGACCTAAGTTGTATGTGATGGAGGGTATGGATTTTGTAGAGTATGTGAATGGTTTTGCAGAATTGGAACCAGATCAGGCTCTCGAAGAGGAGTAGGATCAATTGACTTAACCTGCTCAGATTGCTTCAATATCGATTCAAGCAATGATGGGGACACCAAGTCCTAAGATTATTGGacagttgaagaagaagaaagtattaATACTCATTGACAGTGGCAGTACCCACAATTTTGTGGATACTATGGTGGCTGTTAATTCAGGATTGTGTTTACAAAAGGCCAATCCTATGCAAGTTAAAATTGCCAATGGAGATGTGGTTAGTAGTGAAGGGGTGTGTAGTGTAGTGGGAATTCAGATTCAGGGCACAACATTTGTATCAAATTTGTGTACTTTGGAGTTAGGAGATTGTGATGTTGTATTGGGGGTGCAATGGTTGTTATCCCTAGGACCTATTCTTTGGGACTTTCAGAAGTTGCAAATGCAATTTCAAGTTGAAGGGAAGGTTGTGTCCTTACAAGGATTATCTTCTCCTTGTAGTCTTGTTATTAAAGATGCTGAAGTTTCTAGTATAACTGGATTGGAATATTGAAGTATGTTCTTGCATACGATTTCAGTACATCCTCAAGAAGATTCTGTTAAAGAACATGAGAAGATAACACAGTTGCTGAGTAAGTTCAACAAGATTTTTTAGGAACCAAGTGGCTTGCCTCCTCAAAGATCACATGATCACCAAATCAACCTGAAGCAAGGATCTGTGTTTGTAAGTGTGAGGCCATACAGATATACTTATTACCAGAAGGCTAAAATCCAGAAAATTGTCAAAGAATTGTTGCTAACTGGTGTTATAAGGCCAAGCCAGTCTCCTTTTTCATCTCATGTGCTGTTAGTGAAGAAAGCAGATGGctcttggaggatgtgcattgatgaCAGGGTGCTCAATGAGGctacaataaaatataagtacCCCATACCTGTTGTGGATGAATTAATTGATGAATTGTTTGGAGGAgcaattttttctaaacttgatctTAGATCAGGCTATCATCAAATAAGAATGAGAGATGATGATATTCCTAAAACTACATTTAGAATACATGAAGagcattatgaatttcttgtaatgCCTTTTGGTCTCACAAATGCACTTTCAACATTTCAAAAACCTCATAAATGATGTATTTAGGCCATTTTTAAGgaaatttgtaattgttttttttttttttatgatatcctTGTGTATGGTAAGGATATAGAATCTCATTGTCAACATTTAGCTGCTGTGTTGGAGaccttggagaagaagaagctgTATGCCAAGAGGTCAAATTGTCATTTTGCTAGTAAAGAGATCGAGTATCTTGGCCatttaatttcaaaaggagTTAAAGCAGATCCAAAGAAGTTGGAAGCCATGATCAGTTGGCCTGTGCCAAAGAATGTGAAATGGTTGAGGGGCTTTCTTGGGTTGACAGGTTACTACAGAAAGTTCTTTAAATGCTATGGGCTTATAGCTGCACCATTGACTGCTTTATTGAAGAAATATGTGTTAGAAGCTACAAAAGCATTTGAGGAATTAAACGTAGCTGTTACTAGCCCACCAGTTTTAGCATTGCCAAACTTTACAAAGGCCTTTATTATTGAGTGCAATGCTTGAGCAAATGGAGTTGGTGCTGTGTTAATGTAAGACTGAAGGCCTTTGGCCTTCTTGAGCCAGGCCTTGAAAGGGAAGAACTTCTTACTATCAACATATGAAAAGGTGTTTTTGGCATTGGTGCTTGCAGTAAAGAAGTGGAGACCATACCTTCTTGGTGGTGCCTTTGTGGTGAGAACGGACCACCATAGTTTGAAGTATCTGCTTGAGCAGAAAGTGGGCACAGTAGCTCAGCAAAGGTGGCTTGCTAAGCTTTTGGCTATGAGTTTACAATTGAGTACAAGAAGGGAGTGGACAATAAATTAGTAGATGCTTTGTCTAGGAGGAATGAGTGTGAAGACTTTATGTCCTTGAATGCTATTTCTATCCCTAATCCAACATGGCTTGAGGAAATTCGAAAGGCTTATGACAGAGATTCAGTTATTAAGCAGCAGATGGAAGGATTTCAACAAGGTCAATCTCCTTCAAACTTGACTCTTAAGCAAGGCATCCTTTTTAAGAAGGGGAGGATTTACATTCCCAATTGTTCAGAATTGAAGCTTAAAATTTTGCATTACATTCATGCAAGCCCATTGGCTGGACATTCAGGATTTCACAAATCCTTGCATAGGGCAAGAACAAACTTTTATTGGCCTGGGTTGAAGGTGGAAGTGAAAAAGCTTATTCGAGAATGTGAAGTCTGCCAAAGGAACAGgagtgaaaatattttgccAGCTGGTTTGTTACAACCCTTGTCCATTCCTCAACAAATATGAAATGATGTGTCTATGgattttttgaaggattgccTATATCAAAAGGATTTTCTGTGGTGATAGTGGTGGTGGATAGGCTATCAAAGTATGCACATTTTTAGCCTTGAAACACCCTTTTACAACAGTCATAGTTGCTGCATTGTTTCTGaataacattttcaaactacatGGGATGCCCAgtagtattgtttctgataaaGGGGCTACTTTCACAAGTTCATTCTGGAAGGAGTTTTTTAAATTGCTGGGAGTTAACTTGTCTTACTCTCCAGCTTACCATCCACAAGTTGATGGGGATACAAAAATTGAGGGTTAGTTTCATAGAGCTGTAGGCATTGCCAGTTTTATACATATAGTTTGCTCAAAGCTGGAGGGCAGATCAAATGAAACACTTTGTGCTTTACTTGGTCTATATGTCTTGGAAATCATGGCTCTTGTTTCCATCAGCTTGAATCACAACAAAGTAAGCTATCAACACTTGGTGTCACAGTTTTTACGCCTCTTTACCTAGTGTGGTCTATCATACC
Protein-coding sequences here:
- the LOC108995814 gene encoding splicing factor YJU2-like isoform X2; the protein is MGERKVLNKYYPPDFDPSKLPRVRRPKNQQMKVRMMLPMSIRCNTCGNYIYKGTKFNSRKEDVIGETYLGIQIFRFYFKCTKCSAELAMKTDPKNSDYVVESGATRNFEPWREEDEVTEMEKQKRDAEEMGDAMKSLENRTLDSKREMDILAALDEMKSMKSRHATVSVDAMLEALQHTAGEKEKRLEEEDEALIKSIFHKPVDYVRRIHDEDLDDDGDMIQLSSGNGEISGDNLKRRKVSEEPLGNPTDSLTKATFVDSSTNKENPGSSGAAGNPKLIFKSSAVRISVRKPASNDNNLVKMEGNKQGAGANTSALQAVTTGDKNPARHGDSSEEHKIADTSAGLQSLCQNYESDDD
- the LOC108995814 gene encoding splicing factor YJU2-like isoform X1; protein product: MGERKVLNKYYPPDFDPSKLPRVRRPKNQQMKVRMMLPMSIRCNTCGNYIYKGTKFNSRKEDVIGETYLGIQIFRFYFKCTKCSAELAMKTDPKNSDYVVESGATRNFEPWREEDEVTEMEKQKRDAEEMGDAMKSLENRTLDSKREMDILAALDEMKSMKSRHATVSVDAMLEALQHTAGEKEKRLEEEDEALIKSIFHKPVDYVRRIHDEDLDDDGDMIQLSSGNGEISGDNLKRRKVSEEPLGNPTDSLTKATFVDSSTNKEENPGSSGAAGNPKLIFKSSAVRISVRKPASNDNNLVKMEGNKQGAGANTSALQAVTTGDKNPARHGDSSEEHKIADTSAGLQSLCQNYESDDD